One Gammaproteobacteria bacterium DNA segment encodes these proteins:
- a CDS encoding Fur family transcriptional regulator: MESKRDTLIKLLRERGITPTQQRLEIAELLFSRRQHLSADQVLGRINASGGNVSKATVYNTLGLFADKGLIRTVIADSTRVFYDSNTRPHHHFYDTDTGRLTDIEMDDVHLHQLPDVPEGREVEGVDIIVRLRPSPPPGRD; encoded by the coding sequence ATGGAATCCAAGCGAGACACTTTGATAAAGCTGCTGCGGGAGCGGGGCATCACCCCCACTCAGCAGCGCCTGGAGATCGCGGAACTGTTGTTCTCGCGCCGCCAGCACCTGTCCGCGGATCAGGTCCTCGGCCGCATCAACGCCTCCGGCGGTAACGTTTCCAAGGCCACCGTCTACAACACCCTGGGCCTGTTCGCCGACAAGGGGCTCATCCGCACCGTCATCGCCGATTCCACCCGCGTGTTCTACGATTCCAACACCCGGCCCCATCATCATTTTTATGACACCGACACCGGCCGGCTCACGGATATCGAAATGGACGACGTCCATCTGCACCAGCTGCCCGACGTCCCCGAGGGCCGGGAAGTGGAGGGCGTGGACATCATCGTCCGCCTGCGCCCCAGCCCCCCGCCGGGCCGCGACTGA
- a CDS encoding invasion associated locus B family protein: MNSALPRLAGTLVATLLAVAMAHAQERNYGDWRYDCPQGQNCRIYQSLAERGAERAFVTMEVVRRNQGGAYASITLPLGIYLPTGIAVRVDQGLTRELPVTVCLPGGCKVLLPLDDELLDAMERGERLRLRFYQASDDPLEVTLSLRGFTAGHAALGPEPRG, encoded by the coding sequence ATGAACTCTGCTTTGCCTCGCCTCGCAGGTACCCTCGTGGCAACCCTGCTGGCCGTCGCCATGGCCCACGCCCAGGAGCGAAACTACGGCGACTGGCGCTATGACTGCCCCCAGGGTCAGAATTGCCGCATCTACCAGTCCCTCGCCGAGCGGGGGGCCGAGCGGGCCTTTGTCACCATGGAGGTGGTGCGCCGCAACCAGGGCGGGGCCTATGCGTCCATCACTCTGCCGCTGGGCATCTATCTGCCGACGGGGATAGCAGTGCGGGTAGACCAAGGTCTGACCAGGGAACTACCGGTGACCGTCTGCCTGCCCGGTGGCTGCAAGGTGCTGCTGCCCCTGGACGACGAACTGCTGGACGCCATGGAGCGCGGTGAGCGCCTGCGACTGCGCTTCTATCAGGCCTCGGATGACCCGTTGGAAGTGACTCTGTCCCTGCGCGGTTTCACCGCTGGCCACGCGGCCCTGGGGCCGGAGCCCAGAGGCTGA